The genomic window CTGGACCGCGCGACCATCGACTATGCTGCGCTGATGCAGCAGTGCATCGATCAACTCCTTCTGTCCGGCTATTCCCGAATCGGATTCGTTTCGAATACCGTTATGGATAACCGCGTGCGGCACTTGTCACTCGGTGCCTTTCAAGCGGCGCGCTATCACCAACCCGGAAAATTCCTGAACCCTGTTTTATTCAAACAGCCACACGATTCCCAATTCGCAAAATGGGTCGACTCAAAGCGTCCTGACGTTTTGATCACCTCCAACACCCCGGAATACCACGCTTTCAAGAAACTGCTTCAGGCGATGGAGCCTGAAAACCATCCACCTGAAATCGTCAGTGTGGACAGCAGGCCCGATCTCCACGCCGAACCCGGCATGGTGCACGGCATGGTGCAAGACATGGAAGCATTAGCCGAAGCCGCCATCGATTTTTTGACCAGTCGCGTCGAGCGAGGGATGACCGGCATCCCCCCGAGACCTCAGGCCATCACGATTGCCGGACAATGGAGGCAGGGAAACCTCCCGAGGACCGCGAAGGTCCGCTAACGCTGGAGAGGTCTCCTACTCCGACAACACCAGCTTCACGATGCGCTGATTGCCGGAGTCATAAACAACGGCCCGCCGCCCGTTCACGGCGATCACCTCCGGCGCGTCCAGCTCTTGAAAAGCATCGCCGGCAACATCGGTAGTGCC from Puniceicoccus vermicola includes these protein-coding regions:
- a CDS encoding LacI family DNA-binding transcriptional regulator; protein product: MKDVARECGVHQTTVSLALRKHPSIPPHTRERIKAVADRMGYRPNPLVSALISERKKNKPVGDGSTLAFLTHYPTANGWQHAENYVLLRRMMEQRASRLGYKIEDFWIREKGMTPQRMGQILRSRGIRGIILCPFPKSEFHFDFDFSDFAAIAIGLTLVEPRLDRATIDYAALMQQCIDQLLLSGYSRIGFVSNTVMDNRVRHLSLGAFQAARYHQPGKFLNPVLFKQPHDSQFAKWVDSKRPDVLITSNTPEYHAFKKLLQAMEPENHPPEIVSVDSRPDLHAEPGMVHGMVQDMEALAEAAIDFLTSRVERGMTGIPPRPQAITIAGQWRQGNLPRTAKVR